A window of the Lactuca sativa cultivar Salinas chromosome 7, Lsat_Salinas_v11, whole genome shotgun sequence genome harbors these coding sequences:
- the LOC122195163 gene encoding uncharacterized protein LOC122195163, whose product MAYPDCIVINWIENPYVVESSYFEEDDENDDVGDEEVNDNENSEADHQKGADKGEDTDKDENNPAANMGDDFTKNMNSPPRKNKRIHLSSTSPTDDIEHRGSTPPIGDTTELVIEDEPSPMPSPFPQADIVHHVEMVPPTPSPINVVVHHQGDQGEASSNSETNVLSQLSLIVQLTQSMNKILTKVERNVATMRRLMTLDGEYDDVDTTVDDTPPNSPGDNPPPTLTNPLPPPPPPSHPPPKTPSPPPNSPPQSDAAKKGENFQEVVIQCRWLLHLSLR is encoded by the exons ATGGCTTACCCTGATTGCATAGTCATCAAT TGGATTGAAAATCCCTATGTGGTTGAATCCTCATactttgaagaagatgatgaaaatgATGACGTTGGTGATGAAGAAGTTAATGATAATGAGAATTCAGAAGCTGATCATCAAAAAGGAGCTGATAAGGGAGAAGACACTGATAAAGACGAAAATAATCCAGCAGCTAACATGGGAGATGACTTCACTAAGAATATGAACTCTCCCCCAAGGAAAAACAAGCGCATACATCTTTCATCTACTTCTCCTACTGATGACATTGAACATCGTGGATCAACCCCTCCCATTGGAGATACTACTGAGCTTGTGATCGAGGATGAACCTTCTCCCATGCCATCTCCTTTTCCTCAAGCTGATATAGTACATCACGTTGAAATGGTTCCTCCAACACCATCACCCATTAATGTTGTTGTTCATCATCAGGGTGACCAAGGAGAAGCCAGCTCCAACTCTGAAACTAATGTGCTTTCCCAACTCTCCTTAATTGTGCAACTGACGCAGTCAATGAATAAAATATTGACTAAAGTTGAAAGGAATGTAGCTACAATGAGGAGACTTATGACCTTGGATGGTGAATATGATGATGTTGATACGACTGTTGATGACACTCCACCTAACTCTCCAGGTGATAACCCTCCTCCTACATTAACAAACCCtcttccaccacctcctccaccatcACATCCTCCTCCAAAAACTCCTTCTCCTCCTCCTAACTCTCCTCCCCAATCTGATGCTGCCAAAAAGGGGGAGAATTTTCAAGAGGTCGTCATCCAATGCAGATGGTTATTGCATCTTAGCCTAAGATAA